In Mesorhizobium sp. 113-3-3, a genomic segment contains:
- a CDS encoding ABC transporter permease → MIFLPHNRNSLGEAAALARARIAPNIYDTIAFAMLVALLVLLAHGAAGMRAPSALLTTSPVTLDLVNLPEYALRTTLRMFAAIIVSLVFTFTVATLAAKSRRAEMVIIPALDILQSVPVLGFLTFTVTFFMGLFPGSQLGAECAAIFAIFTSQAWNMAFSFYQSLRTVPGDLDEVSRGFGLSAWQRFWRLEAPFAAPGLVWNTMMSMSGGWFFVVASEAITVGNTTVQLPGIGSWLALAIDKQDFTAVAWAVLAMGVLILLYDQLLFRPVVAWADKFRFEQTAGQEKPRSWVYDVLRRARLLRTVGLPIAWLWQRAMLLRPGKRTLPAASVASRRLSRLLDFAWLGLVLLVALWGAVETVLYLRQTLGWNDVVEALGGGLLTLLRVIVLIAVASVIWVPIGVWIGLRPAVAQRVQPLAQFLAAFPANVLFPFAVIAIVATGASPGIWLSPLMVLGTQWYILFNVIAGASAFPSDLKEAARVFKIRSWSWWKNVMLPGIFPYYITGALTASGGSWNASIVAELASWGNTRLEAFGLGSYIAKATEAGDFPRVILGIAVMSLFVTLFNRILWRPLYVFAERRMRLD, encoded by the coding sequence ATGATCTTCCTGCCCCACAACCGCAATTCGCTTGGCGAGGCCGCGGCGCTCGCACGCGCACGCATCGCCCCCAACATCTACGACACTATCGCCTTTGCCATGCTGGTGGCCTTGCTGGTGCTTCTGGCGCATGGCGCCGCCGGCATGCGCGCGCCGAGCGCGCTGCTCACCACCTCGCCGGTCACGCTCGATCTCGTCAACCTGCCGGAATACGCGCTGCGCACGACGCTGCGCATGTTCGCGGCCATCATCGTGTCGCTGGTCTTCACCTTCACGGTGGCGACGCTGGCAGCCAAGAGCCGGCGCGCCGAAATGGTGATCATTCCCGCGCTCGATATCCTGCAATCGGTGCCGGTGCTGGGTTTCCTGACCTTCACCGTGACCTTCTTCATGGGCCTGTTTCCCGGCAGCCAGCTCGGCGCCGAATGCGCGGCGATCTTCGCCATCTTCACCAGCCAGGCCTGGAACATGGCATTCTCGTTCTACCAGTCGCTGCGCACCGTGCCTGGCGACCTCGACGAGGTCAGCCGCGGCTTCGGCCTGTCGGCGTGGCAGAGGTTCTGGCGGCTGGAGGCTCCCTTCGCGGCCCCCGGCCTGGTCTGGAACACCATGATGTCGATGTCGGGCGGCTGGTTCTTCGTCGTCGCCTCCGAGGCCATCACCGTTGGCAACACCACCGTGCAACTGCCCGGCATCGGCTCCTGGCTGGCGCTCGCCATCGACAAGCAGGATTTTACCGCCGTCGCCTGGGCCGTGCTCGCCATGGGCGTGCTCATCCTGCTCTATGACCAGTTGCTGTTCCGGCCCGTTGTCGCCTGGGCCGACAAGTTCCGCTTCGAGCAGACCGCCGGCCAGGAAAAGCCCCGCTCCTGGGTCTACGACGTCCTGCGCCGCGCCCGGCTGCTGCGGACCGTGGGGTTGCCGATCGCCTGGCTGTGGCAGCGCGCCATGCTGCTTCGCCCGGGCAAGCGGACCCTGCCGGCGGCCAGCGTCGCCTCGCGCCGCTTGTCCCGGCTGCTCGACTTCGCCTGGCTCGGCCTGGTGCTGCTTGTCGCGCTGTGGGGTGCCGTCGAGACGGTCCTGTATCTCAGGCAGACACTTGGCTGGAACGATGTGGTCGAAGCCCTCGGCGGCGGCCTTCTCACTCTGCTGCGCGTGATCGTGCTGATCGCGGTGGCCAGCGTCATCTGGGTGCCGATCGGCGTCTGGATCGGCTTGCGGCCCGCGGTCGCCCAACGCGTTCAGCCACTGGCGCAGTTCCTCGCTGCATTCCCAGCCAATGTGCTGTTTCCATTCGCGGTGATCGCCATCGTCGCCACCGGCGCCAGCCCCGGCATCTGGCTGTCGCCGCTGATGGTGCTCGGCACGCAATGGTACATCCTGTTCAACGTCATCGCCGGCGCCAGCGCCTTCCCCTCCGATCTCAAGGAGGCGGCCAGGGTGTTCAAGATACGGTCCTGGTCGTGGTGGAAGAACGTCATGCTGCCGGGGATCTTCCCCTACTACATCACCGGCGCGCTGACCGCCTCCGGCGGCTCGTGGAACGCCTCGATCGTCGCCGAACTGGCAAGCTGGGGCAACACCAGGCTCGAGGCCTTCGGCCTCGGGTCGTACATCGCCAAGGCCACCGAGGCAGGTGATTTCCCGCGCGTCATCCTCGGCATCGCCGTGATGTCGCTCTTCGTCACCCTCTTCAACCGCATCCTCTGGCGCCCGCTCTATGTCTTCGCCGAACGCCGCATGCGGCTCGACTGA
- a CDS encoding response regulator transcription factor: protein MGEPEQIVFVIDDDPAMREALDSLLRSVGLDVRCFGSVAEFLGAPRPDAPSCLVLDVRLPGKSGMDFQKEFARSETPLPVIIMTGHGDIAMSVQAMKTGAVDFLPKPFREQDLLDAIATALDKDRLRRTQAAELDTLRERLATLSEGEHSVVALVVQGRLNKQIAGDLGVSEITVKVRRARAMRKMQAVSLAELIKMAGKLGI from the coding sequence ATCGGAGAACCAGAGCAGATCGTTTTCGTCATCGACGACGATCCCGCCATGCGCGAGGCGCTCGACAGCCTGCTGCGCTCGGTTGGCCTGGACGTGCGCTGTTTCGGTTCGGTCGCCGAATTCCTGGGCGCGCCGAGGCCGGACGCACCTTCCTGCCTGGTGCTCGACGTGCGTCTGCCCGGCAAAAGCGGCATGGATTTCCAGAAGGAGTTCGCCCGTTCCGAGACGCCGCTGCCGGTCATCATCATGACCGGGCATGGCGACATCGCCATGTCGGTGCAGGCGATGAAGACCGGCGCCGTCGATTTCCTGCCCAAACCGTTCCGCGAACAGGACCTGCTCGATGCCATCGCCACCGCCCTGGACAAGGACCGGCTGCGGCGGACGCAAGCAGCGGAACTCGATACGTTGCGCGAACGGCTGGCGACGCTGAGCGAAGGCGAACACAGCGTCGTGGCGCTGGTGGTGCAGGGACGGCTCAACAAGCAGATCGCCGGCGACCTCGGCGTCAGCGAGATAACCGTCAAGGTCCGCCGCGCGCGAGCGATGCGCAAAATGCAGGCCGTGTCGCTGGCCGAGCTCATAAAAATGGCCGGCAAGCTCGGAATCTGA
- a CDS encoding sensor histidine kinase, with protein sequence MSGRSSLPLLGPLLGRRPLLPAALLALLAAAIFLADTITNLEIAVAVFYVAIVLIAVRYLDRRGVAMVAAACMALTVLSFFLTRAGSVPAGMINCAISLVAIAVTAYLALRTAAAEAAAREAQAQLAHITRVTMLGELTASIAHELNQPLAAIVLNGNAARRWLAGGNPDEAGKAAERIVRDAKRASELIKRLRGLTRKAGGKAVRLDVNQLIAETLTLVETEAGRAHVSLRTELASKLPRAQADPVQIQQVILNLVLNALEAVSGEEARDVTIVTSPGKSGEIVIEVRDSGRGLGGVELDHVFDAFYTTKPEGLGMGLAISRSIVESHGGRIWAQPAAPRGAAFFFSLPAGKTGPRGSEQ encoded by the coding sequence ATGTCTGGAAGATCGTCCTTGCCGCTCCTTGGACCGCTCCTCGGGCGCCGGCCGCTGCTGCCGGCGGCCCTGCTTGCCCTGCTGGCGGCGGCCATCTTCCTTGCCGATACGATCACCAATCTCGAAATCGCGGTCGCGGTCTTCTACGTCGCCATTGTCCTGATTGCGGTCCGCTATCTCGACCGCCGCGGCGTGGCGATGGTGGCGGCGGCCTGCATGGCGCTCACCGTGCTGAGTTTTTTCCTGACGCGGGCGGGTTCGGTGCCGGCGGGCATGATCAACTGCGCCATCAGCCTGGTGGCGATCGCCGTCACCGCCTATCTGGCGCTGCGCACCGCCGCCGCCGAGGCCGCCGCGCGGGAGGCGCAGGCGCAACTCGCCCACATCACGCGCGTGACGATGCTGGGCGAATTGACGGCCTCGATCGCGCATGAGCTCAACCAGCCGCTGGCGGCAATCGTTTTGAACGGCAACGCCGCCCGGCGCTGGCTGGCGGGCGGCAATCCGGATGAGGCCGGCAAGGCGGCCGAACGCATCGTCAGGGACGCCAAACGCGCGAGCGAGCTGATCAAGCGCCTGCGCGGTCTGACCCGTAAGGCGGGCGGCAAGGCCGTCCGGTTGGACGTCAACCAGCTGATAGCGGAGACGCTGACCCTGGTGGAAACCGAGGCCGGCAGAGCGCATGTCTCCTTGCGGACGGAACTGGCCAGCAAACTGCCTCGGGCCCAGGCCGATCCGGTGCAGATCCAGCAGGTCATCCTCAACCTCGTCCTCAACGCGCTCGAGGCGGTGAGCGGCGAAGAAGCGCGTGACGTCACCATCGTGACCAGCCCCGGTAAATCCGGCGAAATCGTCATAGAGGTGCGCGATTCCGGCCGTGGGCTGGGCGGCGTCGAACTCGACCATGTCTTCGACGCCTTCTACACCACCAAACCCGAGGGCCTGGGCATGGGGCTTGCCATCAGCCGCTCCATCGTCGAAAGCCATGGCGGCCGCATCTGGGCGCAGCCTGCGGCGCCGCGCGGCGCCGCCTTCTTCTTTTCGCTCCCGGCCGGCAAAACCGGACCGCGCGGGTCAGAGCAATGA
- a CDS encoding bestrophin-like domain gives MREALIAVVIFLCLAASAFGSMAIWPRLPTRHRDDDTNTVVRLAANLFGVMTSLILGLMINSAKNTFESIDHNVHAYATELILLDRTLRRYGPETDAVRQPLVAYVQRVVDTSSQNSETTIAANQLSERLLTEIGARLNALTPSDAVRGSLLQDGRQRLQKVLEMRWVLIEQSEGAIPWPLIAMLVAWLALIFASFGFRAPKNAITATTLVVSAALIAGAIYLILDMDVAFSGPIQISSAPLERALAELQR, from the coding sequence ATGCGCGAAGCTTTGATCGCAGTGGTGATCTTCCTGTGCCTGGCCGCATCGGCATTTGGCAGCATGGCAATCTGGCCGAGACTGCCGACCAGACACCGCGATGACGACACGAACACGGTGGTTCGGCTTGCAGCCAACCTGTTCGGCGTCATGACCTCGCTGATACTCGGCCTGATGATCAACTCGGCCAAGAACACCTTCGAATCGATCGATCACAATGTGCACGCCTATGCGACGGAGCTGATCCTGCTCGACAGGACATTGCGCCGGTACGGTCCCGAAACCGATGCGGTGCGCCAGCCGTTGGTCGCCTATGTGCAGCGGGTGGTGGACACCTCGTCACAAAACAGCGAAACGACTATCGCCGCCAACCAACTGTCCGAACGTCTGCTGACGGAAATCGGCGCACGGCTAAATGCGCTGACGCCGTCCGACGCTGTACGTGGTTCCCTCCTGCAGGATGGACGCCAGCGCCTGCAGAAGGTACTGGAAATGCGCTGGGTGCTGATCGAGCAATCGGAGGGCGCCATCCCTTGGCCGCTGATTGCCATGCTGGTTGCGTGGCTGGCACTGATCTTCGCCAGTTTCGGCTTCAGGGCGCCGAAGAATGCCATCACAGCCACAACCCTTGTGGTGTCGGCCGCGCTGATCGCGGGGGCGATCTACCTGATCCTGGACATGGATGTCGCATTTTCCGGGCCGATCCAGATTTCGTCGGCGCCGCTGGAGCGGGCGTTGGCGGAATTGCAGCGTTGA
- a CDS encoding ferritin family protein produces MGFDQYHEPPEELSQKVRTFARMITSLIEEAEAIGWYEQRISVEKDPQARAIMQNAQGEEFKHFGMDLEFLLRQKKDWRAELKEILFTTGDIVKAGERGEKKVD; encoded by the coding sequence ATGGGTTTCGACCAGTATCACGAACCGCCTGAAGAACTGTCGCAGAAGGTGCGGACCTTTGCGCGCATGATCACCTCGCTGATCGAGGAAGCGGAAGCGATCGGCTGGTACGAACAGCGCATCTCGGTGGAGAAGGATCCGCAGGCGCGGGCCATCATGCAGAACGCGCAAGGCGAGGAGTTCAAGCACTTCGGCATGGATCTGGAATTCCTGCTGCGCCAGAAGAAGGACTGGCGCGCGGAATTGAAGGAAATCCTGTTCACCACCGGCGACATCGTCAAGGCCGGTGAGCGGGGCGAGAAGAAGGTGGATTGA
- a CDS encoding LacI family DNA-binding transcriptional regulator: MASSIHDLARHLNISIGTVSRALNGRADVNADTRQRVLDAAKKLNYSPNQSGRSLRQGATHSIAFMLQPHPGDQQYGEPFFIPFLIGLQGRLAESGLDLTVVMGAPGDYQQERLRRVVETRRADAVLLAWTRREDERIDYLTEVGFPFATLGRSRTGGKAYPSLDLDFEQAGSDAVDRLVARGHRRIAAIRPSLNLNFGYLFLDGYRKALKRHGIEVDPALIADGFINEAGGYQVTPRVMLAKDRPTAIIFNNDAMALGGCKALAEMGIRPGHDIAVTVIVDTPLCRYFSPALTAFRPALEPMGRRLAEMLLASLPAFAGPEGPRIIREVWPLELIARDSD; encoded by the coding sequence TTGGCGTCCAGCATCCACGACCTAGCGCGTCATCTGAACATTTCGATCGGCACCGTTTCGCGGGCGCTGAACGGCCGCGCCGACGTCAATGCCGACACCCGACAGCGCGTGCTCGACGCCGCCAAGAAGCTGAACTATTCCCCCAACCAGTCTGGCCGGAGTCTCAGGCAAGGCGCGACCCATTCGATCGCCTTCATGCTGCAGCCGCATCCTGGCGACCAGCAATATGGCGAACCGTTCTTCATCCCCTTCCTGATCGGGCTGCAGGGCCGCCTGGCCGAAAGCGGGCTCGACCTGACGGTGGTGATGGGCGCGCCAGGCGACTATCAACAGGAACGCCTGCGCCGCGTCGTCGAGACCCGCCGCGCCGATGCCGTGCTGCTGGCGTGGACGCGGCGCGAGGACGAGCGCATCGATTATCTCACCGAGGTCGGCTTCCCCTTCGCCACGCTCGGCCGCAGCCGCACCGGCGGCAAGGCCTATCCCTCGCTCGACCTTGATTTCGAACAGGCAGGCAGCGATGCCGTCGACCGGCTGGTGGCGCGCGGCCACCGCCGCATCGCCGCCATCCGCCCTTCCCTCAACCTCAATTTTGGCTATCTGTTCCTGGACGGCTACCGCAAAGCTCTGAAGCGGCACGGCATCGAGGTCGATCCCGCGTTGATCGCCGACGGCTTCATCAACGAGGCCGGCGGCTACCAGGTGACGCCGCGCGTGATGCTGGCAAAGGACCGACCGACGGCCATCATCTTCAACAACGACGCCATGGCGCTCGGCGGCTGCAAGGCGCTGGCCGAGATGGGCATCAGACCCGGCCACGACATCGCCGTCACCGTCATCGTCGACACGCCGCTCTGCCGCTATTTTTCCCCGGCGTTGACCGCCTTCCGCCCGGCGCTGGAGCCGATGGGAAGGCGGCTGGCCGAAATGCTGCTGGCCTCGCTGCCCGCCTTTGCCGGCCCCGAAGGCCCGCGCATCATCCGCGAGGTCTGGCCGCTGGAGCTGATCGCGCGCGACAGCGATTGA
- a CDS encoding Gfo/Idh/MocA family protein, which yields MMNVVLVGCGAMSRQWLDAARQIDGLAIVGLVDLDAERAKARAHEYGLTGIVIGTSLDAVLDQTRPDAVFDVVVPAARREVALSAFAHNCHLLTEKPLADSPENARAIVEAARQAGRTHAVVQNRRYVANVRRIRRFLESGAIGAATSIHADFFVAPHFGGFREEMAHVLLLDMAIHTFDAARYMAGGEPAGVYCQEWEPANSWYRQGSSASAVFDLGGGKVFTYAGSWCADGFRTSWEGSWRIVAERGSLIWDGHDLLTAEVVVPGRDGLFDKTQPIEVPPLDPADRVGGHLGIIRDFMHAIETGTEPETRGTDNIKSLAMVFGAIESAETGRRVAIS from the coding sequence ATGATGAATGTCGTCCTCGTCGGCTGCGGCGCGATGAGCAGGCAGTGGCTCGATGCCGCGAGGCAGATCGACGGGCTCGCCATTGTCGGCCTTGTCGACCTCGACGCCGAGCGGGCGAAGGCGAGGGCGCATGAATACGGCCTCACCGGCATTGTCATCGGCACCAGCCTTGACGCGGTGCTCGACCAGACAAGGCCCGACGCGGTGTTCGATGTCGTGGTTCCCGCCGCCCGGCGCGAAGTCGCGCTTTCGGCCTTTGCCCATAATTGCCATCTTCTGACCGAGAAACCCTTGGCCGACAGTCCTGAAAACGCCCGCGCCATCGTCGAGGCGGCCCGCCAGGCCGGGCGCACCCATGCCGTCGTGCAGAACCGCCGCTACGTCGCCAATGTCAGGCGCATCCGCCGCTTCCTGGAATCCGGCGCCATTGGCGCGGCGACCAGCATCCATGCCGATTTCTTCGTCGCGCCGCATTTCGGCGGCTTTCGCGAGGAGATGGCGCATGTGCTGCTGCTCGACATGGCCATCCACACCTTCGACGCCGCCCGCTACATGGCCGGCGGCGAGCCGGCCGGCGTCTATTGCCAGGAATGGGAGCCGGCCAATTCCTGGTACCGGCAGGGATCGTCGGCAAGTGCTGTCTTCGATCTCGGTGGCGGCAAGGTCTTCACCTATGCCGGCTCCTGGTGCGCCGACGGTTTCCGCACCAGCTGGGAAGGCAGCTGGCGCATCGTCGCCGAGCGCGGCAGCCTCATCTGGGACGGCCACGACCTGTTGACGGCTGAGGTGGTGGTGCCTGGCCGCGACGGGCTATTCGACAAGACCCAGCCGATCGAAGTGCCGCCGCTCGATCCAGCCGACCGCGTCGGCGGCCATCTCGGCATCATCCGGGATTTCATGCACGCCATCGAGACCGGCACCGAGCCGGAGACGCGCGGCACCGACAACATCAAAAGCCTGGCCATGGTCTTCGGCGCCATCGAGAGCGCCGAAACCGGACGCCGCGTGGCGATTTCATAG
- a CDS encoding sugar phosphate isomerase/epimerase family protein, translated as MPNPLLDIRIGTMVRANLEDPAAYVRQILPLGFESIQPFFWQTLGGKDLPRLAGEIREAIGDADVIVSSLGVFGNPLEGGEVDRGVLAAWETVIDNAHLFGASMVSGFTGRIRGKPLTDSLPRFREVWGPLAKRAADKGVRIAFENCAMDANWAAGDWNIAHNPDAWELMFNELPDDNLGLEWEPCHQLVYLIDPIPQIRKWAPRIFHVHGKDATVRWDVIREHGVFGRLPFVQMRTPGFGDSDWTRVISELRLAGYKGAIDIEGWHDPVYRDDLEITGQARALEYLKQCRGGASYLQNPT; from the coding sequence ATGCCAAACCCGCTTCTCGACATCCGGATCGGCACCATGGTGCGGGCCAATCTCGAAGACCCCGCTGCCTATGTCAGGCAGATCCTGCCGCTTGGTTTCGAGAGCATCCAGCCCTTCTTCTGGCAGACGCTGGGCGGCAAGGACCTTCCGCGCCTTGCCGGCGAGATCCGCGAGGCGATCGGCGATGCCGATGTCATCGTGTCGTCCCTCGGCGTGTTCGGCAATCCGCTGGAGGGCGGCGAGGTCGATCGCGGCGTGCTTGCGGCCTGGGAGACGGTGATCGACAATGCGCATCTGTTCGGCGCTTCGATGGTCAGCGGCTTCACCGGGCGCATCCGCGGCAAGCCACTGACGGACAGCCTGCCGCGCTTCCGCGAAGTGTGGGGACCGCTGGCCAAACGCGCCGCCGACAAGGGCGTGCGCATCGCCTTCGAGAATTGCGCAATGGACGCCAATTGGGCCGCCGGCGACTGGAACATCGCGCACAATCCGGACGCCTGGGAGCTGATGTTCAACGAATTGCCTGATGACAATCTGGGTCTCGAATGGGAACCCTGCCATCAGCTCGTCTATCTGATCGACCCGATCCCGCAGATCCGCAAATGGGCGCCGCGCATCTTCCATGTCCATGGCAAGGACGCCACCGTGCGCTGGGACGTCATCCGCGAGCACGGCGTGTTCGGCCGGCTGCCCTTCGTGCAGATGCGCACGCCCGGCTTCGGCGACAGCGACTGGACGCGGGTGATCAGCGAATTGCGGCTGGCCGGCTACAAGGGCGCCATCGACATCGAGGGCTGGCACGACCCGGTCTATCGCGACGATCTCGAAATCACCGGGCAGGCGCGGGCGCTGGAATATCTCAAACAATGCCGAGGAGGCGCCAGCTACCTGCAGAATCCGACGTGA
- a CDS encoding substrate-binding domain-containing protein — protein sequence MSIAIRTTLLRTTVVAAATALCAAISTLPAQALDAQWCKDVHIRFFVGGAEGDAFGTIVYNGAKQAAADLGPKVDYIFSGWDVEKMVQQLREAVAVKPNGIAMMGHPGEDAIMPLAEQAHKDGIKMMYQNVPVPKVTAAFGGGYVGAQQEQQGRALGAEAFKLAGLKSGDKAIMIGPFDNESRGARERGTVAALKEAGVDVVQINSVTEWAADPNLAIPVITAALLNNPGVKAVGYPGGQMLGNVPTYMQAAGKKPGDIFNFGFDTSPQIVEGFKGGWVQLTADQQPFMQGYLPILSLCQQVVLGLAPMNVDTGAGFVTPQNYEIVSELAKQALR from the coding sequence ATGAGCATCGCGATCAGAACGACACTTCTGCGCACGACCGTCGTGGCCGCCGCCACGGCGCTTTGCGCCGCCATCTCGACCTTGCCGGCACAGGCGCTCGACGCCCAGTGGTGCAAGGATGTCCATATCCGCTTCTTCGTCGGCGGCGCCGAGGGCGACGCTTTCGGCACCATCGTCTACAATGGCGCCAAGCAGGCGGCGGCCGATCTCGGCCCCAAGGTCGACTACATCTTCTCCGGCTGGGATGTCGAAAAGATGGTGCAGCAATTGCGCGAGGCGGTCGCGGTCAAGCCCAACGGCATCGCCATGATGGGTCATCCAGGCGAAGACGCGATCATGCCGCTGGCCGAGCAGGCGCATAAGGACGGCATCAAGATGATGTACCAGAACGTGCCGGTGCCGAAGGTGACGGCGGCGTTCGGCGGCGGCTATGTCGGCGCGCAGCAGGAACAGCAGGGCCGCGCGCTCGGCGCCGAGGCGTTCAAGCTGGCCGGGCTGAAATCCGGCGACAAGGCGATCATGATCGGCCCCTTCGACAATGAGAGCCGGGGCGCGCGCGAGCGTGGCACGGTCGCCGCGCTGAAAGAGGCCGGCGTCGACGTCGTTCAGATCAATTCCGTAACCGAATGGGCCGCCGATCCGAACCTGGCCATCCCGGTGATCACCGCGGCATTGCTCAACAATCCCGGTGTCAAGGCGGTCGGCTATCCGGGCGGGCAGATGCTCGGCAATGTGCCGACCTACATGCAGGCGGCGGGCAAGAAGCCCGGCGATATCTTCAATTTCGGCTTCGACACCAGCCCGCAGATCGTCGAGGGCTTCAAGGGCGGCTGGGTGCAGCTGACAGCCGACCAGCAGCCATTCATGCAGGGCTATCTGCCGATCCTCAGCCTCTGCCAGCAAGTGGTGCTGGGGCTGGCGCCGATGAATGTCGACACCGGTGCCGGCTTCGTCACGCCGCAGAACTATGAGATCGTCTCAGAGCTCGCCAAGCAGGCGCTGCGCTGA
- a CDS encoding ATP-binding cassette domain-containing protein yields MAERIIELRDIKKSYGQVYALGGVNLSVDRGEVVGLLGDNGAGKSTLIKILSGVVRPTSGDILVRDKPVSGWSAARSRDAGIETVFQDRALAVQQTIVRNIFMGRELTGFMGWLKVNKEIEEASRLMREIGFTSKVFTPHSIVGQLSGGERQGVAIARAIYKQAELIILDEPTTALSLTETAKVFHFVRQVRASGRSILFIGHNIHHVFDIADRFVVLDRGKVALTADRSAVKSAEELINFMEDVAHPGGLPGLREAGEAEQQAR; encoded by the coding sequence ATGGCCGAACGCATCATCGAACTGCGCGATATCAAGAAGTCCTACGGTCAGGTCTATGCGCTGGGCGGCGTCAATCTCAGCGTCGACCGCGGTGAGGTTGTCGGCCTGCTTGGCGACAATGGCGCCGGCAAGTCGACGCTGATCAAGATCCTGTCCGGCGTGGTCAGGCCGACCAGCGGCGACATCCTGGTACGCGACAAGCCGGTGAGCGGCTGGAGCGCGGCACGCTCGCGCGACGCCGGCATCGAGACGGTGTTCCAGGACCGGGCGCTGGCGGTGCAGCAGACCATCGTGCGCAACATCTTCATGGGCCGCGAGCTGACCGGCTTCATGGGCTGGCTGAAGGTCAACAAGGAGATCGAGGAGGCAAGCCGGCTGATGCGCGAGATCGGCTTCACCTCGAAGGTATTCACGCCGCACTCGATCGTCGGCCAGCTGTCGGGCGGCGAACGCCAGGGCGTGGCGATCGCGCGCGCCATCTACAAGCAGGCGGAACTGATCATCCTCGACGAGCCGACGACGGCGCTGTCGCTGACCGAGACCGCCAAGGTGTTCCATTTCGTGCGCCAGGTGCGGGCGAGCGGACGCTCGATCCTGTTCATCGGCCACAACATCCACCACGTCTTCGACATCGCCGACCGCTTCGTGGTGCTCGATCGCGGCAAGGTGGCGCTGACCGCCGATCGCAGCGCGGTCAAGTCGGCGGAAGAGTTGATCAATTTCATGGAGGACGTCGCACATCCCGGCGG